In a single window of the Gossypium hirsutum isolate 1008001.06 chromosome D02, Gossypium_hirsutum_v2.1, whole genome shotgun sequence genome:
- the LOC107912445 gene encoding uncharacterized protein isoform X2 produces MEPQFSKHRSYGQPTHHHHHQPQLKMSIPPPPPPPPQHSENDRSCSELRAFDCNLNSLCEHIRMEGFNGGSFSDIVVNAMGSTYHLHRLILSRSSYFRNMLHGPWKEANSPVVTLNVDDSNVNGEAIAVALAYLYGHHPKLNDNNAFRVLAAASFLDLQDLCAICTDFIISELWTSNFLAYQVFAENQDYGIHGERVRSACWGYLCQSGAMELKEVLPKLSSQTLHALLTSDELWVSSEEKRFELAFYTLLAKGAFYQPERSGQGSSSSSEIDVGTSLESSKGKGKNLVDSFNGCVVDIPAGISSADQQVQRPKYARSESLCPCSMDQSSSMSSSFSEGIRTSHSYVEMPIGDGTGGGMAMEGPSEEGSCYQLNNNNWLASDQSKHCSSEDSSCSGLMLNDWGRCSMASLSWGGRVVGKRQVKSYAKGNCGVGGEDYDAFVNIFEGGSLLYCNMSFEALLNVRKQLEELGFPCKALNDGLWLQMLLRQRVQEIGADTCKNCCLTSMQCSCRQPFGIQHGVATTGYYVQEHDQSHLTGNIRNVYVADNAQDEGNGLFRPVRVQVRGAIDGLAGIGRGATSVPATLWTPTRFVFSRVPFGMGNRIGQQSPANEDSEARADHNGDMSGGGLTALVELSQGGTSNAINVREEQTERSCELDPQSKVPMTSIARPATSGIAMQMLETPDRAIGIDWENATSSSISLDLKTPLSHFPSFRFGVQFEDVHRLSDGQVKHSPEFFYAGSLWKVSVQAFNDEDPQGRRTLGLFLHRRKAEITDSLGKVHMFIDSREKVTARYQLICPSKRDVMVFGSFKQRGTLLPKAPKGWGWRTALLFDELADLLQNGALRVAAVVQLV; encoded by the exons ATGGAACCGCAATTCTCGAAGCACCGATCGTACGGACAACCAACGCACCACCACCATCACCAGCCGCAATTGAAAATGTCGATTCCACCGCCACCGCCTCCTCCACCACAGCACTCTGAGAACGACCGTAGCTGCAGCGAACTCAGAGCCTTCGATTGTAACCTCAATTCCCTTTGCGAACATATCCGAATGGAAGGTTTCAACGGCGGTTCCTTCTCTGACATTGTCGTTAACGCCATGGGATCCACCTACCACCTCCACCGCTTAATCCTCTCCCGTAGCTCTTACTTCAG gAATATGCTTCACGGGCCTTGGAAAGAAGCTAATTCTCCGGTTGTAACGCTAAACGTCGACGACAGCAACGTTAACGGCGAAGCAATCGCGGTCGCGTTGGCTTATTTGTACGGACACCATCCCAAGCTTAATGATAATAATGCGTTTCGCGTTTTAGCTGCTGCTTCATTTCTTGATCTTCAG GATCTATGTGCTATATGTACGGATTTTATTATATCTGAGCTCTGGACTTCGAATTTCTTAGCATATCAG GTTTTTGCCGAGAATCAAGATTATGGGATACATGGAGAAAGGGTGAGGAGTGCTTGCTGGGGCTATCTTTGTCAAAGTGGTGCCATGGAATTGAAAGAG GTGCTTCCTAAACTTTCATCTCAGACGTTACATGCATTACTGACCTCTGATGAGCTGTGGGTATCTAGTGAAGAAAAACG GTTTGAACTGGCATTTTACACCCTTCTCGCAAAAGGTGCTTTTTACCAGCCGGAAAGATCTGGTCAAGGAAGTTCCTCCTCTTCTGAGATAGATGTCGGCACTTCTCTTGAGTCTTCTAAAGGAAAGGGAAAAAATTTAGTTGATAGCTTTAATG GTTGTGTAGTTGACATACCAGCAGGAATATCTAGCGCTGACCAACAGGTTCAGCGACCTAAATATGCTCGCTCAGAATCTCTGTGCCCCTGTAGCATGGATCAGTCTTCATCaatgagtagttcattttcagAGGGTATAAGAACTTCACATTCATATGTTGAAATGCCAATTGGTGATGGAACAGGTGGAGGAATGGCCATGGAGGGGCCATCTGAGGAAGGCTCGTGCTACCAGTTGAATAACAATAATTGGCTTGCAAGTGATCAATCAAAGCATTGCTCTTCTGAGGATTCTTCCTGTAGTGGGCTCATGTTAAATGATTGGGGAAGATGTAGCATGGCTTCTTTGTCTTGGGGTGGCAGGGTTGTGGGTAAAAGACAGGTAAAAAGCTATGCAAAAGGGAACTGTGGGGTTGGTGGTGAGGATTATGATGCTTTTGTTAATATATTTGAAGGGGGTTCTCTTCTATATTGCAATATGTCCTTTGAGGCACTTTTGAATGTGAGGAAACAACTTGAAGAATTGGGGTTTCCTTGCAAAGCTCTGAATGATGGCCTTTGGCTGCAG ATGCTATTACGCCAGAGGGTGCAAGAAATTGGAGCTGACACATGCAAAAATTGCTGCCTTACTAGTATGCAATGCAGTTGCAGGCAGCCATTTGGTATTCAACATGGAGTAGCTACTAcaggctattatgtgcaagagcaTGACCAAAGTCATCTAACTGGTAACATCAGAAATGTGTATGTGGCCGACAATGCTCAAGATGAAGGAAATGGCCTTTTTAGGCCAGTTAGAGTGCAGGTTAGGGGGGCTATTGATGGGCTTGCAGGTATTGGACGTGGTGCTACTTCTGTTCCTGCAACTTTGTGGACTCCAACACGTTTTGTCTTTTCTCGTGTGCCCTTTGGTATGGGCAACAGAATTGGCCAGCAGTCTCCTGCTAATGAGGATTCAGAGGCTAGAGCCGACCATAATGGAGACATGTCTGGAGGTGGCTTAACAGCTCTGGTGGAGTTAAGCCAAGGAGGAACTAGTAATGCCATTAATGTTCGTGAAGAACAAACAGAGAGGAGTTGCGAGTTGGATCCCCAAAGCAAAGTGCCTATGACTTCTATTGCAAGGCCAGCTACTAGTGGGATTGCCATGCAGATGTTAGAGACACCAGATCGAGCCATTGGAATTGACTGGGAGAATGCAACTAGTTCTTCTATATCATTGGACTTGAAAACCCCTCTAAGTCACTTCCCTTCCTTCCGTTTTGG GGTTCAATTTGAGGATGTGCACAGGCTCAGTGATGGTCAAGTCAAGCACTCTCCCGAGTTCTTTTATGCCGGTTCATTGTGGAAG GTTAGCGTTCAGGCCTTTAATGATGAAGATCCTCAAGGACGTAGGACTCTGG GACTATTTCTTCACCGTCGGAAAGCTGAAATAACTGATTCTCTTGGAAAG GTTCACATGTTTATCGATTCGCGGGAAAAGGTCACCGCTCGTTATCAG CTAATTTGTCCATCAAAGCGAGATGTAATGGTGTTCGGAAGCTTCAAACAGAGGGGCACTCTTCTACCAAAAGCTCCCAAAGGTTGGGGATGGAGGACAGCTTTGTTGTTTGATGAACTTGCTGATCTTCTTCAAAATGGCGCCTTGAGAGTAGCTGCCGTCGTGCAGCTTGTCTGA
- the LOC107912447 gene encoding translationally-controlled tumor protein homolog, protein MLVYQDLISGDELLSDSFPYKEIENGMLWEVEGKWVVQGAIDVDIGANPSAEDADEDEGVDDQSVKVVDIVDTFRLQEQPPFDKKQFVVFMKKFIKNLTPKLDAEKQESFKKNIEGATKFLLSKLKDLQFFIGESMHDDGCLVFAYYKDGAVDPTFLYFAYALKEVKC, encoded by the exons ATGTTGGTTTACCAGGATCTCATCTCCG GTGACGAGCTTCTTTCTGACTCATTCCCCTACAAGGAAATCGAGAATGGGATGCTGTGGGAAGTTGAGGGAAAG TGGGTTGTGCAAGGAGCTATTGATGTTGACATTGGTGCCAATCCTTCAGCCGAAGATGCTGATGAGGATGAAGGTGTTGATGACCAATCTGTGAAGGTTGTTGACATTGTTGACACTTTCAGGCTTCAG GAGCAACCCCCTTTCGACAAGAAGCAGTTTGTCGTGTTCATGAAGAAGTTCATCAAGAACTTGACACCGAAACTGGATGCGGAAAAGCAAGAGTCCTTCAAGAAAAACATTGAGGGAGCAACCAAGTTTTTGCTTTCAAAATTGAAGGACCTTCAATT TTTCATCGGGGAGAGCATGCACGATGATGGATGTTTGGTATTTGCTTACTACAAGGATGGTGCTGTTGACCCGACATTTTTGTACTTTGCCTATGCATTGAAGGAGGTCAAGTGCTGA
- the LOC107912445 gene encoding uncharacterized protein isoform X1, giving the protein MEPQFSKHRSYGQPTHHHHHQPQLKMSIPPPPPPPPQHSENDRSCSELRAFDCNLNSLCEHIRMEGFNGGSFSDIVVNAMGSTYHLHRLILSRSSYFRNMLHGPWKEANSPVVTLNVDDSNVNGEAIAVALAYLYGHHPKLNDNNAFRVLAAASFLDLQDLCAICTDFIISELWTSNFLAYQVFAENQDYGIHGERVRSACWGYLCQSGAMELKEVLPKLSSQTLHALLTSDELWVSSEEKRFELAFYTLLAKGAFYQPERSGQGSSSSSEIDVGTSLESSKGKGKNLVDSFNVDLAGCVVDIPAGISSADQQVQRPKYARSESLCPCSMDQSSSMSSSFSEGIRTSHSYVEMPIGDGTGGGMAMEGPSEEGSCYQLNNNNWLASDQSKHCSSEDSSCSGLMLNDWGRCSMASLSWGGRVVGKRQVKSYAKGNCGVGGEDYDAFVNIFEGGSLLYCNMSFEALLNVRKQLEELGFPCKALNDGLWLQMLLRQRVQEIGADTCKNCCLTSMQCSCRQPFGIQHGVATTGYYVQEHDQSHLTGNIRNVYVADNAQDEGNGLFRPVRVQVRGAIDGLAGIGRGATSVPATLWTPTRFVFSRVPFGMGNRIGQQSPANEDSEARADHNGDMSGGGLTALVELSQGGTSNAINVREEQTERSCELDPQSKVPMTSIARPATSGIAMQMLETPDRAIGIDWENATSSSISLDLKTPLSHFPSFRFGVQFEDVHRLSDGQVKHSPEFFYAGSLWKVSVQAFNDEDPQGRRTLGLFLHRRKAEITDSLGKVHMFIDSREKVTARYQLICPSKRDVMVFGSFKQRGTLLPKAPKGWGWRTALLFDELADLLQNGALRVAAVVQLV; this is encoded by the exons ATGGAACCGCAATTCTCGAAGCACCGATCGTACGGACAACCAACGCACCACCACCATCACCAGCCGCAATTGAAAATGTCGATTCCACCGCCACCGCCTCCTCCACCACAGCACTCTGAGAACGACCGTAGCTGCAGCGAACTCAGAGCCTTCGATTGTAACCTCAATTCCCTTTGCGAACATATCCGAATGGAAGGTTTCAACGGCGGTTCCTTCTCTGACATTGTCGTTAACGCCATGGGATCCACCTACCACCTCCACCGCTTAATCCTCTCCCGTAGCTCTTACTTCAG gAATATGCTTCACGGGCCTTGGAAAGAAGCTAATTCTCCGGTTGTAACGCTAAACGTCGACGACAGCAACGTTAACGGCGAAGCAATCGCGGTCGCGTTGGCTTATTTGTACGGACACCATCCCAAGCTTAATGATAATAATGCGTTTCGCGTTTTAGCTGCTGCTTCATTTCTTGATCTTCAG GATCTATGTGCTATATGTACGGATTTTATTATATCTGAGCTCTGGACTTCGAATTTCTTAGCATATCAG GTTTTTGCCGAGAATCAAGATTATGGGATACATGGAGAAAGGGTGAGGAGTGCTTGCTGGGGCTATCTTTGTCAAAGTGGTGCCATGGAATTGAAAGAG GTGCTTCCTAAACTTTCATCTCAGACGTTACATGCATTACTGACCTCTGATGAGCTGTGGGTATCTAGTGAAGAAAAACG GTTTGAACTGGCATTTTACACCCTTCTCGCAAAAGGTGCTTTTTACCAGCCGGAAAGATCTGGTCAAGGAAGTTCCTCCTCTTCTGAGATAGATGTCGGCACTTCTCTTGAGTCTTCTAAAGGAAAGGGAAAAAATTTAGTTGATAGCTTTAATG TTGATCTTGCAGGTTGTGTAGTTGACATACCAGCAGGAATATCTAGCGCTGACCAACAGGTTCAGCGACCTAAATATGCTCGCTCAGAATCTCTGTGCCCCTGTAGCATGGATCAGTCTTCATCaatgagtagttcattttcagAGGGTATAAGAACTTCACATTCATATGTTGAAATGCCAATTGGTGATGGAACAGGTGGAGGAATGGCCATGGAGGGGCCATCTGAGGAAGGCTCGTGCTACCAGTTGAATAACAATAATTGGCTTGCAAGTGATCAATCAAAGCATTGCTCTTCTGAGGATTCTTCCTGTAGTGGGCTCATGTTAAATGATTGGGGAAGATGTAGCATGGCTTCTTTGTCTTGGGGTGGCAGGGTTGTGGGTAAAAGACAGGTAAAAAGCTATGCAAAAGGGAACTGTGGGGTTGGTGGTGAGGATTATGATGCTTTTGTTAATATATTTGAAGGGGGTTCTCTTCTATATTGCAATATGTCCTTTGAGGCACTTTTGAATGTGAGGAAACAACTTGAAGAATTGGGGTTTCCTTGCAAAGCTCTGAATGATGGCCTTTGGCTGCAG ATGCTATTACGCCAGAGGGTGCAAGAAATTGGAGCTGACACATGCAAAAATTGCTGCCTTACTAGTATGCAATGCAGTTGCAGGCAGCCATTTGGTATTCAACATGGAGTAGCTACTAcaggctattatgtgcaagagcaTGACCAAAGTCATCTAACTGGTAACATCAGAAATGTGTATGTGGCCGACAATGCTCAAGATGAAGGAAATGGCCTTTTTAGGCCAGTTAGAGTGCAGGTTAGGGGGGCTATTGATGGGCTTGCAGGTATTGGACGTGGTGCTACTTCTGTTCCTGCAACTTTGTGGACTCCAACACGTTTTGTCTTTTCTCGTGTGCCCTTTGGTATGGGCAACAGAATTGGCCAGCAGTCTCCTGCTAATGAGGATTCAGAGGCTAGAGCCGACCATAATGGAGACATGTCTGGAGGTGGCTTAACAGCTCTGGTGGAGTTAAGCCAAGGAGGAACTAGTAATGCCATTAATGTTCGTGAAGAACAAACAGAGAGGAGTTGCGAGTTGGATCCCCAAAGCAAAGTGCCTATGACTTCTATTGCAAGGCCAGCTACTAGTGGGATTGCCATGCAGATGTTAGAGACACCAGATCGAGCCATTGGAATTGACTGGGAGAATGCAACTAGTTCTTCTATATCATTGGACTTGAAAACCCCTCTAAGTCACTTCCCTTCCTTCCGTTTTGG GGTTCAATTTGAGGATGTGCACAGGCTCAGTGATGGTCAAGTCAAGCACTCTCCCGAGTTCTTTTATGCCGGTTCATTGTGGAAG GTTAGCGTTCAGGCCTTTAATGATGAAGATCCTCAAGGACGTAGGACTCTGG GACTATTTCTTCACCGTCGGAAAGCTGAAATAACTGATTCTCTTGGAAAG GTTCACATGTTTATCGATTCGCGGGAAAAGGTCACCGCTCGTTATCAG CTAATTTGTCCATCAAAGCGAGATGTAATGGTGTTCGGAAGCTTCAAACAGAGGGGCACTCTTCTACCAAAAGCTCCCAAAGGTTGGGGATGGAGGACAGCTTTGTTGTTTGATGAACTTGCTGATCTTCTTCAAAATGGCGCCTTGAGAGTAGCTGCCGTCGTGCAGCTTGTCTGA
- the LOC121214487 gene encoding TOG array regulator of axonemal microtubules protein 2, whose product MALRPIDNALPVVPDGLRPKKQAKVSIQPQKKASEISVNDENKAPLPQPIDASVDYVASEDLKPFQDPESNIQSLVEGLDSKDWVKVCQSLNDARRFSLYHPGLLLPVLEKVMLVVVKSMKNPRSALCKTSIMAASDIFNAYGEKLLDSTDSSAFDQLLLQLLLKASQDKKFVCEEADKSLTAMVNSIAALPLLQKLRGFVNHGNLRVRAKAAVSISNSVYKMGSEEIKEFGSVTLLQMASDLLNDRLPEAREAARSIVLSVYEAFTENEKLDTVEDWQSFCQSNLSMIQAQLMIKVVSSQ is encoded by the exons atggcgTTGCGACCCATAGATAATGCACTCCCCGTCGTACCAGACGGTCTCAGACCCAAGAAACAAGCCAAAGTGTCGATTCAACCCCAGAAAAAAGCTTCCGAGATCAGCGTAAACGATGAGAACAAAGCTCCTTTACCGCAACCCATAGATGCCTCCGTTGATTATGTCGCTTCCGAGGATCTCAAACCCTTTCAAGACCCAGAATCAAACATCCAA AGCTTAGTTGAAGGATTAGATTCGAAGGATTGGGTTAAGGTTTGTCAGTCGTTGAACGATGCTAGGCGTTTCTCTTTATATCACCCAGGTCTACTGCTTCCTGTCCT AGAGAAGGTGATGTTGGTAGTGGTAAAGTCAATGAAGAACCCGAGAAGTGCTCTTTGCAAGACTTCGATTATGGCTGCTTCAGATATCTTCAATGCCTACGGCGAAAAATTGCTTGACTCAACTGATTCTAGTGCATTTGATCAGCTG TTACTGCAGTTGTTACTGAAAGCCTCTCAGGACAAGAAGTTTGTGTGTGAAGAAGCCGATAAGTCGCTGACAGCAATGGTTAACTCCATTGCTGCTTTACCCCTGCTTCAAAAGCTCCGCGGATTTGTTAACCATGGCAACCTTAGAGTCAGAGCCAAAGCTGCAGTTTCCATTTCCAATTCTGTTTACAAAATG GGATCAGAAGAAATCAAAGAGTTCGGGTCAGTTACCTTGCTTCAAATGGCTTCGGATTTGCTAAACGATAGGCTGCCAGAGGCCAGAGAAGCAGCAAGAAGCATTGTACTTTCAGTATACGAGGCATTTACAGAAAACGAAAAGCTGGATACGGTGGAGGATTGGCAAAGCTTTTGCCAGTCAAATTTATCAATGATTCAAGCTCAGTTGATGATCAAAGTCGTTTCTTCCCAGTAA
- the LOC107912443 gene encoding xyloglucan 6-xylosyltransferase 2 gives MLNRWLKVRRSRAKIIVLCFVVAVIVLHGTFNPVNPGYSADENQNHHSDAHSKRVESRRLLEEAQNDAAQGDNNDNKSYAEFDIAKILIDEEEGEKEKPDPNKPYSLGPKISDWDQQRSEWLKTNPDFPNFIGPNKPRVLLVTGSSPKPCENPVGDHYLLKSIKNKIDYCRLHGIDIFYNMALLDAEMAGFWAKLPLIRKLLLSHPEIEFLWWMDSDAMFTDMAYELPWERYKDFNMVMHGWNEMVYNDKNWIGLNTGSFLLRNCQWSLDLLDAWAPMGPKGKVREEAGKILTRELKDRPVFEADDQSAIVYLLVKERAKWGEKVYLENAYYLHGYWGILVDRYEEMIENYHPGLGDHRWPLVTHFVGCKPCGKFGDYSVERCLRQMDRAFNFGDNQILQMYGFTHKSLASRRVKRVRNETANPLEVKDELGLLHPSFKAVKVSPSS, from the coding sequence ATGTTGAACCGGTGGTTAAAGGTTCGCCGCTCCCGAGCCAAAATAATCGTTCTCTGCTTTGTAGTAGCGGTCATCGTCCTACATGGCACCTTCAACCCCGTAAATCCCGGTTACTCCGCCGATGAAAACCAAAACCACCACTCCGACGCTCATAGCAAGCGGGTTGAGTCCCGCCGCTTACTCGAAGAAGCTCAAAACGACGCCGCTCAGGGTGACAACAACGACAATAAGAGCTACGCGGAATTTGATATCGCCAAGATTCTCATCGatgaagaagaaggagaaaaggAAAAACCCGACCCGAACAAGCCGTACTCTCTCGGACCTAAAATATCCGATTGGGATCAACAAAGATCCGAATGGCTCAAAACCAACCCGGATTTCCCAAACTTCATCGGTCCAAACAAGCCTCGTGTCCTCCTCGTCACCGGTTCATCACCCAAACCGTGCGAAAACCCGGTCGGTGATCATTACTTATTGAAATCGATAAAGAACAAGATCGATTACTGCAGGTTACACGGGATCGATATTTTTTACAACATGGCGTTATTGGATGCGGAAATGGCGGGGTTTTGGGCAAAACTACCATTGATTAGGAAGCTATTGCTTTCCCATCCCGAAATCGAGTTCCTTTGGTGGATGGACAGTGATGCGATGTTTACGGATATGGCGTACGAGCTcccatgggaaaggtacaaagattTCAATATGGTCATGCATGGGTGGAATGAAATGGTTTACAATGATAAGAATTGGATTGGTTTAAACACGGGTAGTTTCTTGTTAAGGAATTGTCAATGGTCGCTTGACCTTTTAGATGCTTGGGCTCCTATGGGTCCGAAAGGGAAGGTTAGGGAAGAAGCTGGGAAAATTTTGACTAGGGAGTTAAAGGATAGGCCAGTTTTTGAAGCCGATGATCAGTCCGCCATAGTTTACTTGTTGGTCAAGGAAAGAGCTAAATGGGGTGAAAAAGTATATCTAGagaatgcttattatttgcatggtTATTGGGGGATTTTGGTGGATCGTTACGAGGAAATGATAGAGAACTATCATCCTGGATTAGGGGATCATCGATGGCCTTTGGTTACTCATTTCGTTGGGTGTAAACCGTGCGGCAAGTTTGGGGATTATTCTGTCGAGAGGTGTTTGAGACAAATGGATAGAGCTTTCAATTTTGGCGATAATCAGATCTTGCAAATGTATGGGTTTACACATAAATCGCTGGCTAGTCGGAGAGTTAAACGAGTTAGGAATGAGACCGCTAATCCACTTGAAGTTAAAGATGAGTTGGGATTGCTTCATCCATCGTTTAAAGCTGTTAAGGTCTCTCCTTCTTCATAA